A genomic window from Sulfurospirillum diekertiae includes:
- a CDS encoding iron transporter, whose translation MLKMLAKSVLALSVAVMLAHAAEAEMKEYPIGEEVVMNHMTVAAVYLKPIDMEPKGIDLAPSQADVHLEADISATEGNTNGFAAGEWVPYLSVSYELKNLDTGKSKKGTFMPMVAADGPHYGANVKMLGVGNYELKFTIDNPSKQGFGRHADAASGVGKWFEPFTTTYKFKYTGIKD comes from the coding sequence ATGTTAAAAATGTTGGCAAAATCAGTATTAGCGCTGAGCGTAGCCGTTATGTTAGCCCATGCCGCAGAGGCTGAGATGAAAGAGTACCCAATTGGTGAAGAGGTTGTGATGAATCACATGACCGTAGCCGCTGTGTACCTTAAACCGATCGATATGGAGCCAAAAGGTATCGACCTCGCACCTTCACAAGCTGATGTGCATCTTGAAGCAGACATCAGTGCAACGGAAGGTAATACCAACGGTTTTGCAGCAGGTGAATGGGTTCCTTATTTGAGCGTGAGTTATGAGCTTAAAAACCTCGATACCGGCAAAAGTAAAAAAGGTACATTTATGCCAATGGTTGCAGCCGATGGTCCTCACTATGGTGCAAACGTGAAAATGTTGGGTGTTGGTAACTACGAACTGAAATTTACCATCGACAATCCTTCAAAACAAGGTTTTGGAAGACATGCTGATGCAGCATCAGGTGTTGGTAAATGGTTTGAACCGTTCACAACGACATACAAATTTAAATACACAGGTATTAAAGACTAA
- a CDS encoding Fe-S-containing protein, whose product MSIYFIHVMQALLGFTLLSALWNKHISLKTSFLASFIGIWIGIGLFEFANLYLWDTTLKLYANGVIVVLLLLGWAVCLLPFKSVKLALMALLAISFGIEYGTLSRDFPLLKGALLDTLSIVSLGIVILSACLLLLLFWLMTKVNETLSPRVRNSAITLSTLFLLLDICGELGIALMRLGVLPTSTWLLSAVAKVLHYSSFFTYVYLAIIIVLSALFLRQQPQKERKEDVGVIASRRIRATRAHLQKVFTCNILIVLVMSTFILYYDLVASRPPTISTPTILEPVNGEFKIPMELLRDNDLHRFAYITDEGNKIRFFLLNRYKEKDAPVAVFDACMICGDMGYVKKGDELICISCNVRIFIPSVGKEGGCNPIPFPYEFDGKEITIKLETILKGVNYFSEIVEKSVSDPVSGAKLINLKAPKTYVFGGKTYYFENSDTYEKFKENPERYVGTASESHWRAQGYQALGDVSK is encoded by the coding sequence ATGTCGATTTATTTTATCCACGTGATGCAAGCATTACTGGGCTTTACACTTTTGAGTGCTTTATGGAACAAACACATCAGCCTCAAGACCTCTTTTTTAGCCTCTTTTATCGGTATTTGGATAGGTATTGGACTCTTTGAATTCGCCAATCTCTATCTCTGGGACACCACACTTAAACTCTATGCCAACGGTGTTATCGTCGTTTTATTGCTTCTGGGCTGGGCTGTGTGTCTGCTCCCCTTTAAAAGCGTTAAACTGGCGCTCATGGCACTGCTTGCGATCTCTTTTGGTATAGAATACGGCACACTTAGCCGTGATTTTCCATTGCTGAAGGGTGCGCTTTTAGACACGCTTTCCATCGTCTCTTTGGGCATTGTAATTTTGAGCGCCTGTTTGCTCCTACTACTTTTCTGGTTAATGACAAAGGTCAATGAAACACTCAGCCCTAGAGTTCGAAACTCCGCCATTACCCTGAGCACCCTCTTTTTGCTATTAGATATTTGCGGGGAACTTGGCATTGCCTTGATGCGTTTAGGTGTGCTTCCAACCTCAACATGGCTTCTCTCAGCCGTTGCCAAAGTGTTGCACTACTCTTCGTTTTTCACCTATGTTTACCTTGCCATCATCATTGTCTTAAGCGCTCTTTTTCTACGTCAACAACCGCAAAAAGAGCGTAAAGAAGATGTGGGTGTTATCGCTTCTAGACGCATTCGTGCTACGAGGGCGCATCTGCAAAAAGTCTTTACATGTAACATCCTTATAGTGCTAGTGATGAGTACATTTATACTCTATTACGATCTTGTCGCTTCACGTCCGCCAACCATTTCGACACCTACGATTTTAGAACCCGTGAACGGTGAATTTAAAATCCCGATGGAGCTGTTACGCGACAACGACCTACACCGTTTTGCGTACATTACCGATGAGGGCAATAAGATTCGCTTCTTTCTACTTAACCGTTACAAAGAGAAAGACGCACCTGTTGCCGTGTTTGACGCGTGCATGATTTGCGGCGATATGGGCTATGTCAAAAAAGGTGATGAGCTCATTTGTATCTCGTGCAATGTGCGTATTTTTATTCCTTCTGTTGGTAAAGAAGGTGGATGCAACCCTATTCCTTTTCCATATGAATTTGATGGTAAAGAGATCACCATCAAGCTAGAGACGATTCTCAAAGGGGTGAACTACTTCTCAGAGATCGTGGAAAAAAGTGTGAGTGATCCCGTCAGTGGTGCCAAATTGATTAACCTCAAAGCTCCTAAAACGTATGTTTTTGGTGGAAAAACCTACTACTTTGAAAACAGCGATACGTATGAAAAATTTAAAGAAAATCCTGAACGCTACGTGGGTACTGCCAGTGAATCGCACTGGAGAGCGCAAGGCTACCAAGCGTTAGGAGATGTGAGCAAATGA
- a CDS encoding ABC transporter permease — MMEYKLLKSALWGNKTQKMLAFLTIFLASMLVASMLNITLGIGDKVALELRSYGSNIIVLPKGGALSMEIEGKTFKPLQEDAYLDESKLPKIKEVFWRNNIAAYAPFLEGKVAWSKESIPVAIVGTYFDKNLPIADEPNYRIGVKSLYPFWSVEGAWIEDDTEANILVGETLAKEHHIAVGDTVMLAGKSLHVKGILKGAQEAESKIMMSMALAQTLLGKPEKISRVEVSALTVPEDDLSMKAKRNPAELDTLEYDHWYCTAYVSSIAYQIEEEYKGATAKALMKVSDGESKVVKKIQSLMGMVSIIALIAASIGIASLMASEIHRRKKEIGLLKALGASNLAIYELFIAESLSVALIAGAVGALVGYGLSMLIALSIFGHAVDISWIILPLTISFALIIAFVGSLLPMRGVIDLLPAEVLYGRK; from the coding sequence ATGATGGAATACAAACTCCTTAAAAGCGCTCTCTGGGGCAATAAAACTCAAAAGATGCTCGCCTTTTTGACCATCTTTTTAGCCTCTATGTTGGTCGCTTCGATGCTCAACATTACGCTTGGCATTGGCGACAAGGTCGCACTTGAACTTCGCAGTTACGGCTCCAATATCATTGTATTGCCCAAAGGTGGCGCACTGAGTATGGAGATCGAAGGCAAAACCTTTAAGCCTTTGCAAGAAGATGCTTACTTGGATGAGAGCAAACTTCCCAAAATCAAAGAGGTATTTTGGCGCAATAACATCGCCGCGTATGCTCCTTTTTTAGAAGGGAAAGTAGCGTGGTCAAAAGAGTCGATACCTGTTGCCATCGTAGGCACTTATTTTGATAAAAATCTCCCCATTGCGGATGAGCCAAACTACCGCATTGGCGTCAAGTCACTCTACCCGTTTTGGAGTGTTGAGGGAGCGTGGATCGAGGATGATACGGAAGCAAATATTTTAGTCGGTGAAACTCTCGCAAAAGAGCACCACATCGCGGTTGGCGACACGGTTATGCTTGCAGGTAAATCTTTACATGTAAAGGGTATTTTAAAAGGCGCACAAGAGGCGGAGAGCAAGATCATGATGTCCATGGCTCTGGCACAAACACTGCTGGGTAAACCTGAAAAAATATCCCGTGTGGAAGTCTCAGCCCTCACCGTTCCAGAGGATGACCTCTCGATGAAAGCCAAACGTAACCCTGCAGAACTGGACACATTAGAGTATGACCATTGGTACTGTACGGCGTATGTGAGCTCGATTGCCTACCAAATCGAAGAAGAGTACAAAGGTGCTACGGCAAAGGCACTGATGAAAGTGAGTGATGGCGAAAGCAAAGTCGTGAAAAAAATCCAATCGCTGATGGGAATGGTGAGCATCATCGCATTGATTGCGGCGTCCATTGGCATCGCTTCATTGATGGCATCGGAGATTCACCGTCGTAAAAAGGAGATCGGACTTTTAAAGGCGCTAGGAGCGAGCAATCTTGCGATCTATGAGCTTTTCATCGCCGAATCACTGAGTGTCGCCCTCATCGCTGGAGCTGTTGGAGCACTCGTAGGGTATGGGCTTTCGATGCTAATAGCGCTTAGTATCTTCGGGCATGCGGTGGATATTTCATGGATTATTTTACCCCTTACGATCAGTTTTGCGCTCATCATCGCGTTTGTGGGCTCACTGCTCCCCATGCGCGGCGTGATCGATCTTTTACCTGCGGAGGTGCTTTATGGTCGCAAATAA
- a CDS encoding ABC transporter permease produces the protein MVANKKQSSRSTFLLRSVFKSLRFSYDRTLIIFISIMLGACVTGAFVNAYLDIDSKMRKELKAYGANVLFTPQSVEKSLFFDQSDYEKSLHVIPKGSLLGASPYLFGTVRLSLGDAVMAGVDFAGMKVAKPFLEVVQGTYINVDFDERNALIGVDLAKKMELKVGSSINLVNEQSGFSTTIRIKGIVSSGDKEDGLLFVSLPLAQKVLGKSGKIHLVEAVILGDFDQINAISLELSKVGSFNAKPLARISLSEGLILDKIKFLMALVAFTVLLITSMCVNTTLSSIIFSRTKEIALLRALGASKRNVATLFGTETFLMTLFASVLGAFLGFFLSQFFGTVIFGSGIDFRFLSIPIATILSLLFAAIAAYFPIKRSLNLPVATILRGE, from the coding sequence ATGGTCGCAAATAAAAAACAGTCCTCACGCAGTACTTTTTTACTTCGTTCGGTATTTAAAAGCCTTCGTTTCAGTTACGATCGTACCCTCATCATTTTTATCTCCATCATGCTAGGGGCGTGCGTAACGGGTGCTTTTGTTAATGCCTATCTGGACATCGACTCTAAAATGCGCAAAGAGCTGAAGGCGTATGGTGCGAATGTGCTTTTCACGCCACAATCGGTTGAAAAATCACTTTTCTTCGATCAAAGCGATTATGAAAAGTCTTTACATGTAATCCCAAAAGGCTCCCTATTAGGTGCCTCACCCTACCTCTTTGGAACGGTTCGTTTAAGTCTGGGTGATGCCGTGATGGCAGGTGTTGACTTTGCAGGAATGAAAGTGGCTAAACCTTTTTTAGAGGTCGTACAAGGAACCTACATCAACGTCGATTTTGATGAACGTAACGCCCTCATTGGTGTAGATCTGGCGAAAAAGATGGAACTCAAAGTGGGTTCAAGCATCAACTTAGTCAATGAGCAGAGTGGCTTTTCCACAACCATTCGCATCAAAGGAATTGTCTCCAGTGGCGATAAAGAAGATGGACTGCTCTTTGTCTCCCTGCCTTTGGCACAAAAAGTTTTAGGCAAATCGGGAAAAATCCATCTGGTTGAGGCGGTCATATTGGGCGATTTTGATCAGATCAATGCGATTAGTTTAGAGCTTTCCAAAGTAGGCAGTTTCAACGCCAAACCTCTTGCGCGTATCTCACTCTCAGAGGGTCTGATCTTAGATAAGATCAAATTCTTAATGGCATTGGTCGCTTTTACCGTACTACTCATCACCTCCATGTGTGTCAATACCACACTGAGTTCCATCATCTTTTCACGCACCAAAGAGATCGCCTTGCTTCGTGCGCTTGGAGCATCGAAGCGCAATGTCGCCACCCTTTTTGGCACGGAAACTTTTTTGATGACACTTTTTGCTTCGGTGTTAGGGGCATTTCTAGGCTTTTTTTTATCCCAATTTTTTGGCACGGTTATCTTTGGCTCAGGCATTGATTTTCGCTTTTTATCGATTCCGATTGCGACCATTTTATCACTACTGTTTGCAGCCATTGCCGCATACTTTCCCATCAAGCGTTCATTGAACTTGCCTGTGGCTACTATTTTAAGAGGAGAATAA
- a CDS encoding ABC transporter ATP-binding protein, giving the protein MTSVLELKNIEKKFGDVIALEGINLCVHKGEWISIMGPSGSGKTTLLNILSLMDAPSNGEYLLGGIDAGSLDEAQKLVIRREKVGLIFQQFHLIPYLSALENVMLAQYYHSSVDEEDAKAALEKVGLSHRLTHRPSELSGGEQQRLCIARSLINDPEILLADEPTGNLDEQNEKVILDLFCRLREEGKTIILITHNPELGRYADRIINLRHGKMEEIPHA; this is encoded by the coding sequence ATGACATCTGTATTAGAACTTAAAAACATTGAAAAAAAATTTGGCGACGTGATCGCATTAGAGGGCATCAACCTCTGTGTACACAAAGGCGAGTGGATCAGCATCATGGGGCCGTCAGGTTCTGGAAAAACAACGCTTCTGAACATTCTCTCGTTGATGGATGCACCCTCAAACGGTGAGTACCTCTTAGGTGGCATAGATGCGGGTTCTTTAGACGAGGCTCAAAAACTGGTTATCAGACGTGAAAAAGTGGGGCTTATCTTTCAACAATTTCACCTCATTCCCTACCTCAGTGCGCTTGAAAATGTCATGCTTGCGCAGTACTACCACAGCAGTGTGGATGAAGAGGACGCCAAAGCAGCGCTTGAAAAAGTAGGACTCTCCCACCGTTTAACGCATCGTCCTTCCGAGCTTTCAGGCGGTGAACAACAACGCTTGTGTATCGCTCGTTCACTCATTAACGACCCTGAAATTCTCCTTGCCGATGAACCAACGGGCAATTTGGATGAACAAAATGAAAAAGTTATCCTCGATCTTTTTTGCCGTTTAAGAGAAGAAGGCAAAACGATCATTTTAATTACACATAACCCAGAATTGGGACGCTATGCGGATCGCATTATCAACCTTCGCCATGGCAAAATGGAGGAGATACCTCATGCATAA
- a CDS encoding peroxiredoxin family protein — MHKSVLTLLLFALLFNACSAVPQKAKMNAQAPELSAKTLSGDPVTLSNYAGKVIVLRFWMMGCPSCTEAMPLLDQLQEQYPDKLAIIAVNSLNENKDIAAFEAQSKFHYPLLKDDIDITAKRYNVRSVPIMFLIDNQGVLKEVIHGELPWKEAQKIIMKYL; from the coding sequence ATGCATAAATCTGTTTTAACACTACTACTTTTTGCACTGCTTTTCAATGCCTGCTCAGCAGTCCCTCAAAAAGCCAAAATGAATGCACAGGCACCTGAACTCTCGGCTAAAACACTCAGTGGTGATCCTGTTACGCTATCAAATTATGCTGGCAAAGTCATTGTGCTTCGCTTTTGGATGATGGGATGTCCATCGTGTACCGAAGCAATGCCACTGTTAGATCAATTACAAGAGCAATATCCCGATAAATTAGCCATTATTGCGGTGAATTCACTTAATGAAAACAAAGATATTGCCGCTTTTGAAGCCCAGTCAAAATTTCACTATCCGCTTTTAAAAGATGATATTGATATTACCGCAAAACGTTACAATGTACGCTCGGTGCCGATTATGTTTTTGATTGACAATCAAGGTGTTTTAAAAGAGGTCATCCATGGTGAACTGCCATGGAAGGAAGCTCAAAAAATCATTATGAAGTATCTCTAA
- a CDS encoding TlpA family protein disulfide reductase yields the protein MRYFACILILFLSGCGENLTQKNHIVIGESKPIQSTFTPKEARLKLSYEKPYLLFFFTKTCGACKEAIPYLNELAQKYQGQIEVIGILGGSSRSDDDITFLKKYNVAFKVISEPQSSEYFSKAVGGVYGVPLFAFFSEDGKEMKRFLGLVPKSLLEETAKTILPN from the coding sequence ATGCGTTACTTTGCCTGCATTCTGATCTTATTTCTAAGCGGATGTGGTGAAAATCTCACGCAAAAAAATCACATCGTCATTGGTGAGAGTAAACCCATTCAAAGTACGTTTACGCCCAAAGAGGCTCGTCTAAAGCTCTCCTATGAAAAACCCTACCTACTCTTTTTCTTTACCAAAACGTGTGGCGCCTGCAAAGAGGCAATTCCTTACCTGAATGAATTGGCGCAGAAGTATCAAGGTCAAATAGAGGTTATCGGTATTTTAGGAGGAAGTTCACGCAGCGATGATGACATCACCTTTTTAAAAAAGTACAACGTGGCTTTTAAAGTGATCTCAGAGCCCCAATCGAGTGAATATTTTAGCAAAGCAGTGGGCGGTGTTTACGGTGTTCCTCTGTTTGCCTTTTTCTCAGAGGATGGCAAGGAGATGAAGCGCTTTTTAGGGCTTGTTCCAAAATCTCTTCTCGAAGAAACCGCTAAAACGATACTTCCCAACTAG
- a CDS encoding FeoA family protein gives MDLSQINKNQKAHIKSIHAQNTLKKRLLSLGLGIGKEVEVVETSLQKNTIKVSLGYSSIALRFDEAKLIEVEVA, from the coding sequence ATGGATTTATCGCAAATCAACAAAAATCAAAAAGCGCATATTAAAAGCATTCACGCGCAAAACACCCTCAAAAAACGTCTTCTCTCACTCGGACTGGGCATTGGCAAAGAGGTTGAAGTGGTCGAAACAAGCCTTCAAAAAAATACCATTAAAGTTTCACTGGGTTATAGCTCTATTGCTTTGCGTTTTGATGAAGCCAAACTCATCGAAGTAGAGGTCGCCTAA
- the feoB gene encoding ferrous iron transport protein B: MQKIVIALVGQPNVGKSHLANAMSGSNLKIGNFAGVTVEKATARLKTEDFAIEFIDLPGLYSLEDFSADEKVTKDFLQKGEYDLILNVVDSTNLERNLMLTTELMELQRKMVIALNMDDEAIKEGIDIDAETMSKILSVPCVRVSSKIKTNIEMLINQVLHVTKNEFIAPKLVYSDEVEEQLQTIVRFLEDKHFTTPHFSNRQIAVGLLWQKREIYALMHEQPLYVELHPILNNALGHVYMYAQSEDIEEIINRQHGAFSAGLSAEVLHVTKVIRKNLTQTIDAILIHKLLGLPIFIFLMWGLFQLTFTLGRIPMDWIEASFGWLAETVGNTIDNEAMKSLIADGIIAGVGSVVMFLPNIMILFLGIALLETTGYMSRAAFLLDGFFHKFGLHGKSFVPLVTGFGCSVPAYMAARTLKNKKDRLLTMFIIGFMSCGARLPVYVLFAGAFFEENMAGNVLFGIYITGALLGLIAAKILRVSAFKGEDEPFVMEMPKYRLPSLKLLWFVVYSKSLMYIKKAGTFILMASMLIWFISSYPKNSLIEEEYTTKIEALQPSVTEEQSNSIEEVTKTVEEDKGTSLEEATKALENEKREKLMEHTYLGMIGRTIEPAFAPLGFDWKMSVATFSGLAAKEVIVSTLGVLYSLGDGVKEDDGSLRAIITANISFQSAMAFIVFVMVYLPCLAATAVFAKEAEETKYTVYLVIFTFATAWVLAFITYQGLMLLA; encoded by the coding sequence ATGCAAAAAATAGTCATAGCTCTCGTAGGACAACCCAATGTGGGCAAAAGCCATCTTGCCAACGCGATGAGTGGATCTAACCTCAAAATCGGTAACTTTGCAGGTGTTACGGTAGAAAAAGCAACCGCTCGTTTAAAAACAGAAGATTTCGCGATTGAGTTTATTGATCTTCCCGGTCTTTATTCTCTTGAAGATTTTTCGGCTGATGAGAAAGTCACCAAAGATTTTTTACAAAAAGGTGAATACGATCTCATATTAAACGTTGTTGATTCTACCAACTTAGAACGCAATTTAATGCTGACAACCGAATTGATGGAGCTTCAAAGAAAGATGGTCATTGCTTTAAATATGGACGATGAAGCCATTAAAGAAGGCATTGACATTGATGCGGAGACTATGAGCAAAATTCTCTCTGTTCCTTGCGTGCGTGTCTCTTCAAAAATCAAAACGAACATTGAAATGTTGATTAATCAGGTTTTACATGTAACCAAAAATGAGTTCATTGCACCCAAATTGGTTTACAGCGATGAAGTCGAAGAACAACTCCAAACGATTGTACGTTTTTTAGAGGATAAACATTTTACAACGCCTCATTTTAGCAACCGTCAAATCGCAGTGGGACTTCTATGGCAAAAAAGAGAAATTTACGCGCTAATGCATGAACAACCTCTGTATGTTGAGCTACATCCTATTCTCAATAATGCCCTTGGACATGTTTACATGTACGCTCAAAGTGAAGATATCGAAGAGATCATCAACCGTCAACATGGAGCGTTTAGTGCAGGGCTGAGTGCCGAAGTGCTTCATGTCACCAAAGTAATACGCAAAAATCTCACACAGACGATTGATGCGATTTTGATTCATAAACTTTTAGGGCTTCCAATCTTTATCTTTTTAATGTGGGGACTGTTTCAACTCACCTTCACGCTAGGGCGAATTCCAATGGACTGGATTGAGGCAAGTTTTGGCTGGCTAGCAGAGACTGTCGGAAATACCATTGATAATGAAGCGATGAAGTCACTGATTGCCGATGGTATTATCGCAGGTGTGGGCAGTGTTGTAATGTTTTTACCCAATATTATGATTCTCTTTTTAGGCATTGCACTACTTGAGACCACTGGGTATATGTCTAGAGCAGCTTTCTTGCTAGATGGCTTCTTCCACAAATTTGGGCTTCATGGCAAAAGCTTTGTTCCCCTTGTAACGGGCTTTGGATGTTCCGTTCCTGCCTATATGGCAGCACGTACTTTGAAAAATAAAAAAGACCGTTTGCTAACGATGTTTATCATTGGGTTTATGAGTTGTGGCGCACGACTTCCTGTGTATGTTCTTTTTGCAGGCGCTTTTTTTGAAGAGAATATGGCGGGAAATGTCTTGTTTGGCATATACATCACAGGGGCACTTTTAGGGCTTATTGCCGCTAAAATTCTTCGTGTGAGTGCGTTCAAAGGCGAAGATGAACCTTTTGTTATGGAGATGCCAAAATATCGCTTACCGAGCTTAAAGCTTTTATGGTTTGTGGTCTATTCAAAATCCCTAATGTATATCAAAAAGGCGGGAACGTTTATTTTGATGGCTTCCATGCTTATCTGGTTTATCAGTTCATACCCCAAAAATAGTCTGATTGAAGAAGAGTATACGACCAAAATTGAAGCGTTACAACCAAGCGTGACTGAAGAACAGAGCAACAGTATTGAAGAGGTTACAAAAACCGTTGAGGAAGATAAAGGTACTTCTCTTGAAGAGGCAACCAAAGCCTTAGAAAATGAAAAACGTGAGAAATTGATGGAGCACACCTACCTTGGCATGATTGGTAGAACGATTGAGCCTGCTTTTGCACCACTGGGCTTTGACTGGAAAATGAGTGTCGCAACGTTCAGTGGACTAGCCGCAAAAGAGGTCATCGTCTCAACGCTGGGAGTTTTGTATTCATTAGGTGATGGTGTCAAAGAAGATGATGGTTCTCTTCGTGCGATCATTACCGCCAATATTAGCTTCCAATCGGCAATGGCATTTATCGTCTTTGTCATGGTGTACTTACCGTGCCTTGCAGCAACCGCAGTCTTTGCCAAAGAGGCAGAAGAGACAAAATATACCGTCTATTTGGTCATCTTTACCTTTGCAACAGCATGGGTGCTGGCCTTCATCACCTACCAAGGATTAATGCTTCTTGCATAA
- the aroC gene encoding chorismate synthase → MSSNTFGKKFSFTTFGESHGKAIGCVVDGVPAGLEIDEAFIQRELDRRKPGQNKFATARKEGDTIEILSGVFEGKSTGTPIAMVIFNENQKSGDYDSVKDLFRPGHADFTYFAKYGLRDYRGGGRSSARETAARVAAGAIAKLLLNTLHVKVQSGICAIGDIEAKSYDFERVAKSEIYALDKSVEAAQKAAILEAKNAHDSVGGAALVHVVGAPAGLGEPIYYKLDALLAEAMMGINGVKGVEIGEGFHASSLKGSENNDAITKEGFVTNHSGGILGGMSNGDTITCKVYFKPTPSIFIAQETIDTEGNALTCNLKGRHDPCIAVRGSVVAESMAALVIADLLLLNLGAKIEHLKHVYNR, encoded by the coding sequence ATGAGTAGCAATACATTTGGCAAAAAGTTTAGCTTCACAACCTTCGGCGAGTCGCATGGAAAGGCAATCGGTTGTGTCGTCGATGGTGTACCTGCGGGTTTAGAAATTGATGAAGCATTTATCCAACGTGAGCTAGATAGAAGAAAGCCCGGTCAAAATAAATTTGCTACCGCACGCAAAGAAGGCGATACCATCGAAATTTTAAGCGGTGTGTTTGAAGGCAAAAGCACGGGAACTCCCATTGCCATGGTTATTTTTAACGAAAACCAAAAAAGCGGAGATTATGACAGTGTCAAAGACCTTTTTCGCCCAGGACATGCAGACTTTACCTATTTTGCCAAGTATGGTCTTCGAGATTATAGAGGTGGCGGACGCAGTAGTGCCAGGGAAACTGCCGCGCGTGTAGCCGCTGGAGCGATTGCAAAACTGCTTTTAAATACTTTACATGTAAAGGTTCAAAGTGGTATTTGCGCGATTGGGGATATTGAAGCAAAAAGCTATGATTTTGAGCGTGTGGCAAAGAGCGAGATTTATGCCCTCGATAAAAGCGTTGAAGCGGCACAAAAAGCGGCTATCTTAGAAGCTAAAAATGCGCATGATTCCGTGGGTGGTGCGGCTTTGGTGCATGTTGTAGGCGCGCCCGCTGGACTGGGAGAACCAATTTATTATAAACTGGATGCTCTGTTAGCTGAAGCGATGATGGGTATTAACGGCGTTAAAGGGGTTGAAATTGGCGAGGGTTTTCATGCCTCTTCGCTTAAAGGTTCAGAAAATAATGATGCGATCACCAAAGAGGGTTTTGTAACCAACCATAGTGGTGGAATTTTGGGTGGCATGAGCAATGGCGATACCATTACATGTAAAGTTTATTTCAAACCGACACCGTCTATTTTTATCGCACAAGAGACGATTGACACAGAAGGGAACGCGCTTACATGTAATCTCAAAGGGAGGCATGATCCGTGCATCGCGGTGCGAGGCAGTGTGGTTGCTGAATCGATGGCAGCGTTAGTCATTGCTGATCTGCTTCTTTTGAACCTTGGAGCTAAAATAGAGCATCTCAAACACGTTTACAATCGATAA
- the rnc gene encoding ribonuclease III, whose amino-acid sequence MQKKLEALQKRLGYQFKDQNLIIEALTHKSSKQPYNNERLEFLGDAVLDLIVGEYLYHEFTQVAEGELSKLRASLVNEKSFEKLARLLHLGEYIYISLAEENNNGREKPSLLSNAFEAILGALYLEAGLEKAKNLAIALLEEAYPKIDMDAIFRDHKTTLQELTQAHFGMTPEYRLVRSFGPDHKKEFEIAVSVRGRDLSIASGKSKKEAQQKAAMLALEILKKEIR is encoded by the coding sequence ATGCAAAAAAAATTAGAGGCGTTACAGAAGCGTTTGGGTTATCAGTTTAAAGATCAAAACCTGATAATCGAGGCACTTACGCATAAAAGTTCTAAACAACCTTACAACAACGAGCGCTTAGAGTTTTTGGGCGACGCAGTGCTTGATCTTATCGTTGGGGAGTACCTTTACCATGAGTTTACACAGGTTGCAGAGGGAGAACTTTCCAAACTTCGCGCTTCCTTGGTGAATGAAAAAAGCTTTGAAAAACTTGCGCGCCTTTTGCATTTAGGAGAATACATCTACATCTCTTTAGCGGAAGAGAACAATAATGGACGTGAAAAACCCTCTTTACTCTCCAATGCGTTTGAAGCCATTCTTGGAGCGCTTTACCTTGAAGCTGGACTTGAAAAAGCCAAAAATTTGGCGATTGCTCTTTTGGAAGAGGCGTACCCTAAAATTGATATGGATGCGATCTTCAGAGATCACAAGACCACCTTGCAAGAACTGACTCAAGCGCATTTTGGGATGACACCAGAGTACCGACTTGTACGCTCTTTTGGACCTGATCATAAGAAAGAGTTTGAAATCGCTGTTTCCGTACGTGGTCGTGACCTCTCCATTGCCAGTGGCAAAAGTAAAAAAGAGGCGCAACAAAAAGCGGCAATGTTAGCATTAGAAATTTTAAAAAAAGAGATCCGATGA
- the rnhA gene encoding ribonuclease HI: MKKISLFCDGSSLGNPGAGGYCAILRFGDVERVVSGGMANATNNQMELLAVIEGLAALKEPCDVTLISDSSYVIKGINEWLEGWKRKGFAKVKNPEMWQRYVEVSKIHKVHGIWVRGHDGHAENEMCDRIAKEEATKIKIG; encoded by the coding sequence ATGAAGAAAATATCTCTTTTCTGTGATGGCTCTTCCTTAGGAAATCCTGGGGCTGGGGGCTATTGTGCGATTTTACGTTTTGGTGATGTGGAGCGTGTGGTCAGTGGTGGAATGGCAAATGCCACCAATAATCAGATGGAACTGCTTGCAGTTATTGAAGGCTTAGCAGCCCTTAAAGAACCATGCGATGTAACACTCATTAGCGATTCGAGTTACGTGATTAAAGGCATTAATGAATGGCTTGAAGGCTGGAAACGCAAAGGTTTTGCCAAGGTGAAAAACCCAGAAATGTGGCAGCGTTATGTTGAGGTTTCAAAAATTCATAAAGTGCATGGCATTTGGGTGAGAGGGCATGATGGGCATGCTGAGAACGAGATGTGCGATCGAATCGCTAAAGAAGAAGCAACTAAAATCAAAATAGGTTAA